A genomic stretch from Pseudomonas alkylphenolica includes:
- the pilM gene encoding type IV pilus biogenesis protein PilM, giving the protein MLGRLGKDAGSLLGIEITPPFIRLVRLRRHRGRYSVQAWALEPLPATAMHNGWIADPEQVGAALLQAVRRSAGSVRRAAVALPAGLVIEKLLSMSADLDDEAIIERLPADAGQFVPFALEDAAIDFQVMGLDPDASQRQRVVVAACHLALLDVLQASLETAGVRACVVEPDSHALQRALQVDGLLLQAETDVLAIHERGEGPVSMRREVRMPAPGDFVQCLATAVDNYLLSSPGRALPDQLLLAGAATVDPGLPRQLQQRLGLKVRHADPFKHLLLASGLQSSALTAQASCLAVACGLAMREGDRCLA; this is encoded by the coding sequence ATGCTTGGACGCCTTGGCAAGGATGCCGGTTCACTTCTGGGGATAGAAATTACCCCTCCGTTCATCAGGCTGGTGCGTCTGCGCCGCCACCGTGGCCGCTACAGCGTACAGGCCTGGGCGCTCGAGCCCTTGCCGGCGACGGCCATGCACAATGGCTGGATTGCAGATCCCGAGCAGGTCGGGGCAGCCCTGCTTCAGGCTGTTCGGCGTAGCGCTGGATCGGTGCGCAGAGCGGCCGTTGCGCTGCCAGCCGGGCTGGTGATCGAAAAGCTGCTGTCGATGTCGGCTGATCTGGACGACGAAGCGATTATCGAGCGTCTGCCAGCCGATGCCGGTCAGTTCGTTCCGTTTGCACTTGAGGATGCGGCAATCGACTTTCAGGTCATGGGTCTCGATCCTGACGCGTCGCAGCGCCAGCGGGTTGTCGTTGCCGCTTGTCATCTGGCGTTGCTGGATGTTCTCCAGGCCAGTCTTGAAACCGCGGGTGTGCGGGCCTGTGTGGTTGAGCCCGACAGTCACGCCTTGCAGCGTGCGTTACAGGTCGATGGCCTGTTACTGCAGGCCGAAACCGATGTTCTGGCCATTCACGAGCGGGGCGAAGGGCCTGTGTCGATGCGTCGCGAAGTTCGTATGCCTGCTCCGGGGGACTTTGTGCAGTGCTTGGCAACGGCTGTGGATAACTACCTGTTGTCCAGTCCGGGGAGGGCATTACCAGATCAGTTGCTGCTCGCGGGGGCCGCTACGGTGGATCCGGGCTTGCCTCGGCAACTGCAGCAGCGCCTCGGCCTTAAGGTGCGTCATGCCGATCCATTCAAGCATCTGCTGCTGGCGTCGGGTCTGCAATCCTCTGCTTTGACGGCGCAGGCCTCGTGTCTTGCAGTCGCTTGCGGGTTGGCAATGCGCGAGGGCGATCGATGCCTGGCTTGA
- the ltrA gene encoding group II intron reverse transcriptase/maturase: MIELSQQGESALSGTPQQWHDVDWRRAQRNVRGMQMRIAKACREGKWRRVKSLQRMLTRSKSARYLAVRRVTENQGSRTAGVDKQLWDTPNAKWNAVGQLKTRGYKARPLRRVYIPKSDGRERPLGIPTMTDRAMQALYMLALSPIAETRGDPNSYGFRIERSTADAMAQLFLCLSKRASACWVLDADIEGFFDNINHDWLLRNAPTETRVLRQWLKAGVIHKGQLHATDAGTPQGGIISPTLANLALDGLETLLKEYLGVTRAKKLKVNVVRYADDFVITGASPEVLENEVKPWVEQFLATRGLRLSLKKTRIVHIDEGFDFLGWNFRKYDGTLLIKPNKKNVKAFYSKIREAIDSHKTVKQEDLIRLLNPKLRGWALYHQPVVAKQAYSRMDHRVFIKLWRWAKRRHPNKSLDWVRKKYFRTSGDRSWVFATTVVDADGGKREVELYSLASTPIERHKKVSGDYNPYDPAMEAQGEKLRMDRMLSKLKYRKQIGSLFASQNGLCLLCKQPITRETGWHDHHVVHRSLGGGDELANRVLLHPNCHNQLHTRGLHVNKPASIGSLAKA, translated from the coding sequence ATGATAGAGCTCAGCCAGCAAGGTGAGTCTGCGCTTTCCGGCACTCCGCAACAGTGGCACGACGTCGATTGGCGCCGAGCCCAGCGGAATGTCCGGGGAATGCAGATGCGAATTGCGAAGGCTTGTCGGGAAGGCAAATGGCGCAGAGTCAAATCTCTGCAACGGATGCTCACCCGCTCGAAGTCGGCCAGATACTTGGCTGTACGGAGAGTCACGGAAAATCAGGGGAGCCGCACGGCGGGAGTCGATAAGCAACTCTGGGATACACCCAACGCAAAATGGAATGCGGTTGGTCAGTTGAAGACGCGGGGATACAAGGCTCGGCCACTACGGCGAGTCTACATCCCGAAGTCGGATGGACGGGAACGCCCACTGGGTATACCGACCATGACGGACAGAGCCATGCAAGCGCTGTATATGCTGGCTCTGTCCCCCATCGCTGAAACCCGAGGCGACCCGAATAGCTACGGCTTCAGGATCGAACGTTCCACGGCGGATGCGATGGCGCAGTTGTTCTTGTGTCTATCCAAACGGGCTTCGGCCTGCTGGGTATTGGACGCAGACATCGAAGGGTTCTTCGACAACATCAACCACGACTGGCTGTTAAGAAATGCCCCAACGGAAACACGGGTGCTGCGGCAATGGTTAAAGGCCGGGGTCATCCACAAGGGGCAGCTACACGCAACGGATGCAGGTACGCCGCAAGGGGGGATTATCTCCCCGACGCTGGCAAATCTGGCACTGGATGGTCTGGAAACGCTCCTCAAGGAATACCTGGGAGTGACAAGGGCGAAAAAGCTGAAGGTGAACGTGGTGCGATACGCCGACGACTTCGTGATCACAGGGGCCTCTCCGGAGGTGCTGGAGAATGAAGTAAAACCTTGGGTAGAGCAGTTCCTCGCAACGCGCGGGCTACGGTTGTCACTCAAGAAAACGCGCATCGTCCACATCGACGAAGGCTTTGACTTCCTTGGCTGGAATTTCCGGAAGTACGACGGAACGTTACTGATCAAGCCGAACAAGAAGAACGTCAAGGCGTTCTACAGCAAGATCAGAGAGGCAATCGACTCTCACAAGACGGTCAAGCAGGAGGATCTGATCCGACTGCTCAACCCGAAACTGAGGGGCTGGGCGCTGTACCATCAACCAGTCGTCGCGAAACAGGCTTACAGCCGAATGGACCACAGAGTGTTTATCAAACTCTGGCGTTGGGCGAAGAGGCGACACCCTAACAAGTCCCTCGACTGGGTAAGGAAGAAGTATTTCCGGACCTCAGGAGACAGGAGCTGGGTGTTTGCCACCACAGTGGTAGATGCAGACGGAGGTAAAAGGGAGGTCGAGCTGTACTCGCTCGCGAGTACTCCGATCGAGCGACACAAAAAGGTGAGTGGGGATTACAACCCCTACGATCCCGCCATGGAGGCTCAAGGCGAGAAACTGCGGATGGACCGGATGCTGAGCAAGCTCAAATACCGGAAACAAATCGGCAGCCTCTTTGCCAGTCAAAATGGACTGTGTCTGCTGTGTAAGCAACCGATTACCAGAGAGACAGGGTGGCATGACCACCACGTCGTACACCGCTCCCTCGGCGGTGGAGACGAACTGGCCAATCGGGTACTCTTACACCCTAACTGCCACAACCAACTGCATACTCGTGGCCTGCACGTGAACAAACCGGCTTCCATCGGAAGCTTAGCGAAGGCTTGA
- a CDS encoding penicillin-binding protein 1A, which translates to MRLLKFFWWSFVAVICAIVLGLSGAFLYLSPSLPSVEALRSIQLQIPLRVYSSDGKLIAEFGEMRRSPIRFADIPPHFIQALLSAEDDNFANHYGVDPSSLMRAATQLLKSGHIQTGGSTITMQVAKNFFLSSERSFSRKTNEILLALQIERELTKDEILELYVNKIYLGNRAYGIEAAAQVYYGKSIRDISLAQMAMIAGLPKAPSRFNPLANPVRAKERRDWILGRMYKLGKIDEASYQAALAEPINASYHVPTPEVRAPYIAEMARAEMVGRYGSDAYTEGFRVTTTVPSDLQEIANKAVLDGLSAYDERHGYRGPEARFPGKTRAAWLQELGKQRPLGGLEPVIVTQVDKTGLQVLTRADSLEHVAWDTMKWARPFLNTNSQGRAPQQPSDVAQVGDLIRVQRLDNGNLKFSQVPGAQSALVSLDPNSGAIRALVGGFSFEQSNYNRAMQAKRQPGSSFKPFVYSAALDNGYTAASLVNDAPIVFVDEYLDKVWRPKNDTNTFLGPIRMREALYKSRNLVSIRLLQAMGVGPTIDYISKFGFNKQDLPPNLSLALGTATLTPMEIATGWSTFANGGYKITPYLIERIESRNGETLFTANPPRVPQAEQVESGIAAPEAPISTQLPGEAAATPASNQPAFPQAPAVAERIIDGRTTYILTSMLQDVIKRGTGRRALALGRTDLAGKTGTTNESKDAWFSGYNADLVTTVWSGFDQPETLGRREYGGTVALPIWMNFMGPALKDKPNHAPAEPEGILSLRVDPVSGRAATPSTPNAYFELFKAEDTPPSVNELNGSAPGSPLPADEAAPIDLF; encoded by the coding sequence ATACGCCTGCTGAAGTTCTTCTGGTGGTCTTTCGTCGCAGTCATTTGCGCAATCGTGCTCGGTCTGAGCGGCGCGTTTCTGTATCTTAGCCCCAGCTTGCCCTCGGTAGAGGCCCTCAGAAGCATCCAGTTGCAGATCCCTTTGCGGGTCTACAGCAGCGACGGAAAATTGATCGCCGAGTTTGGCGAGATGCGCCGTTCTCCCATCCGTTTCGCCGACATTCCACCCCATTTCATCCAGGCTTTGCTCTCGGCCGAAGACGACAATTTCGCCAATCACTATGGGGTCGACCCCAGTAGCTTGATGCGTGCTGCAACACAATTGCTCAAGTCCGGGCACATTCAAACCGGCGGCAGCACCATCACCATGCAGGTGGCGAAGAACTTCTTCCTCAGCAGTGAGCGCAGCTTCTCGCGCAAAACCAACGAAATCCTCCTGGCCTTGCAGATCGAACGCGAGCTGACCAAGGACGAGATCCTCGAGCTGTACGTCAACAAGATCTACCTGGGCAACCGCGCCTACGGCATCGAAGCTGCGGCACAGGTGTACTACGGCAAGTCGATCCGCGACATCAGCCTGGCGCAGATGGCCATGATCGCCGGCCTGCCCAAGGCGCCGTCGCGCTTCAACCCGCTGGCCAACCCGGTGCGTGCTAAAGAGCGCCGCGACTGGATCCTCGGGCGCATGTACAAGCTGGGCAAAATTGATGAGGCGAGCTACCAGGCCGCCCTGGCCGAGCCGATCAACGCCAGCTACCACGTGCCGACGCCAGAAGTCCGCGCCCCTTACATCGCCGAGATGGCCCGCGCCGAAATGGTTGGCCGGTACGGCAGCGACGCCTACACCGAAGGTTTCCGGGTTACCACCACGGTACCGAGCGACCTACAGGAAATCGCCAACAAAGCCGTCCTCGATGGCCTCAGCGCCTACGATGAGCGTCATGGCTATCGCGGCCCTGAAGCCCGCTTCCCGGGCAAGACCCGCGCCGCCTGGCTGCAGGAACTCGGCAAACAGCGCCCGCTGGGCGGCCTGGAGCCAGTGATTGTCACTCAGGTCGACAAGACCGGCCTGCAGGTACTGACCCGTGCCGACAGCCTGGAGCATGTGGCCTGGGACACCATGAAATGGGCCCGCCCGTTCCTCAACACCAACAGCCAGGGGCGTGCGCCGCAACAGCCTTCTGACGTTGCCCAGGTCGGCGACCTGATCCGCGTCCAGCGTCTGGACAACGGCAACCTAAAGTTCAGCCAGGTGCCGGGCGCGCAAAGTGCGCTGGTCTCGCTCGATCCCAACAGCGGCGCCATCCGCGCCCTGGTTGGCGGTTTCTCCTTCGAACAGAGCAACTACAACCGCGCCATGCAGGCCAAGCGTCAGCCGGGCTCGAGCTTCAAGCCTTTCGTCTACAGCGCAGCGCTGGACAACGGCTACACCGCCGCCAGCCTGGTCAACGACGCGCCGATCGTGTTCGTCGACGAATACCTGGACAAGGTCTGGCGTCCGAAGAACGACACCAACACCTTCCTCGGCCCGATCCGCATGCGTGAAGCGCTGTACAAGTCGCGCAACCTGGTGTCGATCCGCTTGCTGCAGGCCATGGGTGTCGGTCCGACCATCGACTACATCAGCAAGTTCGGCTTCAACAAGCAGGACCTGCCACCCAACCTGTCCCTGGCTCTGGGCACCGCCACCCTGACCCCGATGGAAATCGCCACCGGCTGGAGCACCTTTGCCAACGGCGGTTACAAGATCACGCCATACCTGATCGAACGCATCGAAAGCCGTAACGGTGAAACCCTGTTTACCGCCAACCCGCCACGGGTGCCGCAAGCGGAACAGGTCGAATCCGGTATCGCCGCGCCAGAAGCGCCGATCAGCACCCAGCTCCCCGGCGAAGCGGCGGCCACGCCTGCCAGCAACCAGCCTGCCTTCCCGCAGGCGCCAGCAGTGGCCGAACGCATCATCGACGGTCGCACCACCTACATCCTCACCAGCATGCTCCAGGACGTGATCAAGCGCGGTACCGGGCGGCGCGCCCTGGCCCTGGGCCGCACTGACCTTGCGGGCAAGACCGGCACCACCAACGAATCCAAGGATGCCTGGTTCTCCGGCTACAACGCCGATCTGGTGACCACCGTCTGGAGCGGTTTCGACCAGCCTGAAACCCTGGGCCGCCGTGAGTACGGTGGCACCGTGGCGTTGCCAATCTGGATGAACTTCATGGGCCCGGCGCTCAAAGACAAACCTAACCACGCTCCGGCCGAACCGGAAGGCATCCTCAGCCTGCGGGTTGATCCGGTCAGTGGCCGGGCAGCAACGCCGAGCACGCCGAACGCCTACTTCGAGCTGTTCAAAGCCGAGGACACACCGCCATCGGTCAACGAGCTGAATGGCTCGGCGCCGGGCAGCCCGCTGCCAGCGGACGAAGCGGCGCCAATCGACCTGTTCTGA
- a CDS encoding malic enzyme-like NAD(P)-binding protein has product MSDLKTAALEYHAQPRPGKLSVELTKPTATARDLALAYSPGVAEPVREIARDAELAYQYTGKGNLVAVISDGTAILGLGNLGPLASKPVMEGKGVLFKRFAGIDVFDIEVESESPQAFIDTVRRISITFGGINLEDIKAPECFEIERTLIEQCDIPVFHDDQHGTAIVTAAGMINALEIAGKTLADAKIVCLGAGAAAISCMKLLVSMGAQIENIFMVDRTGVIHAGRDDLNQYKAVFAHATDKRTLADALDGADVFVGLSGPNLLSAEGLKSMAPNPIVFACSNPDPEIAPELAHATRSDVIMATGRSDYPNQVNNVLGFPFIFRGALDVRAKRINEEMKIAAANALKDLAKLPVPKEVCAAYGVDALEFGREYIIPKPMDARLITVVSDAVAKAAIETGVATLPYPKNYPLKSVDDVFNG; this is encoded by the coding sequence ATGTCAGATTTGAAAACCGCCGCTCTCGAATATCATGCTCAGCCTCGTCCGGGGAAACTGAGCGTCGAGCTCACCAAACCTACCGCGACTGCTCGCGACCTGGCGCTGGCCTACAGCCCTGGCGTGGCCGAGCCGGTACGCGAAATTGCTCGCGACGCAGAGCTGGCGTACCAGTACACCGGCAAGGGCAATCTGGTAGCAGTCATTTCCGACGGCACCGCCATCCTTGGCCTGGGTAACCTCGGCCCACTGGCGTCCAAGCCAGTCATGGAAGGCAAGGGTGTTCTGTTCAAGCGTTTCGCCGGCATCGACGTTTTCGACATCGAAGTCGAGTCGGAGAGCCCGCAGGCTTTCATCGACACCGTCCGCCGCATCTCCATCACCTTCGGTGGCATCAACCTGGAAGACATCAAGGCGCCAGAGTGCTTTGAGATCGAGCGCACCCTGATCGAACAGTGCGACATCCCGGTATTCCACGATGACCAGCACGGCACCGCGATCGTTACCGCCGCCGGCATGATCAACGCCCTGGAAATCGCTGGCAAAACCCTGGCTGATGCCAAGATCGTCTGCCTGGGCGCCGGCGCTGCCGCCATCTCCTGCATGAAGTTGCTGGTGAGCATGGGTGCGCAGATCGAGAACATTTTCATGGTTGACCGTACTGGCGTGATCCACGCTGGCCGTGACGACCTGAACCAGTACAAGGCGGTGTTCGCCCACGCGACCGACAAGCGCACGCTGGCTGATGCCCTGGACGGCGCTGACGTGTTCGTGGGGCTGTCCGGCCCGAACCTGCTGAGCGCTGAAGGTCTGAAGTCGATGGCGCCAAACCCGATCGTCTTCGCCTGCTCCAACCCGGATCCGGAAATCGCTCCAGAGCTGGCGCACGCCACCCGTAGCGACGTGATCATGGCCACCGGTCGTTCCGACTATCCGAACCAGGTCAACAACGTGCTGGGCTTCCCGTTCATCTTCCGTGGTGCTCTGGACGTTCGCGCCAAGCGCATCAACGAAGAGATGAAGATCGCTGCCGCCAACGCCCTGAAGGATCTGGCCAAGCTGCCAGTGCCGAAGGAAGTCTGCGCAGCCTACGGCGTCGACGCGCTGGAGTTCGGTCGTGAGTACATCATTCCGAAGCCAATGGATGCCCGTCTGATCACCGTCGTTTCCGACGCCGTGGCCAAGGCTGCGATCGAAACCGGCGTGGCAACCCTGCCGTATCCGAAGAACTACCCGCTGAAAAGCGTGGATGACGTGTTCAACGGCTAA
- a CDS encoding thermonuclease family protein: protein MRVAGPMGLAMLLKKASLVGAFFVGAIWQLPALAFCPLPVDPQQVAVRQVVDGDTLRLNDGRSVRLIGINTPEIGRKGRTSEPFAEAARQRLQALVKANGSEVGLVPGVESKDKYGRTLAHIYGSSGDNFEAQLLSEGFGYRVAVAPNVSLSDCQQQAERAARQLKAGVWRQSPVIPATQIRQSGFALIGGQVTAIERNRGGIWIEIDDALVLQVPARLQRNFPPAIVDGLKGRSVEARGWVLDRSRKGGLKAGQKRWLLPLTDPSMLERVER, encoded by the coding sequence TTGCGCGTAGCCGGCCCGATGGGTCTGGCAATGCTGCTGAAAAAGGCGTCCCTTGTGGGCGCCTTTTTTGTGGGCGCAATCTGGCAGTTGCCGGCACTGGCCTTTTGCCCGCTGCCGGTCGATCCCCAGCAGGTTGCCGTGCGCCAAGTGGTCGATGGCGATACCTTGCGTCTGAATGATGGCCGCAGCGTTCGCCTGATTGGCATCAATACCCCGGAAATCGGCCGCAAGGGCCGAACCAGCGAGCCCTTCGCCGAGGCTGCTCGCCAGCGTTTGCAGGCCCTGGTCAAGGCCAATGGGAGTGAGGTCGGGCTGGTGCCGGGCGTCGAGTCCAAGGACAAGTACGGGCGCACCCTGGCGCACATCTATGGCAGCTCTGGCGACAATTTCGAAGCACAACTGCTCAGCGAGGGCTTTGGCTATCGGGTTGCCGTAGCGCCGAACGTGTCGCTGAGCGACTGTCAGCAGCAGGCCGAGCGTGCCGCCCGTCAGCTGAAGGCTGGGGTATGGCGGCAATCCCCGGTGATCCCTGCGACCCAGATACGGCAATCCGGTTTTGCCTTGATCGGCGGTCAAGTCACGGCTATCGAGCGCAATCGCGGTGGTATCTGGATCGAAATCGACGATGCGCTGGTGCTTCAGGTCCCGGCGCGCCTGCAGCGTAATTTTCCTCCAGCCATCGTTGATGGGCTCAAAGGCCGGAGCGTCGAAGCGCGAGGTTGGGTGCTGGATCGTTCCCGCAAAGGCGGCCTGAAAGCCGGGCAGAAGCGTTGGTTGCTGCCTTTGACTGATCCTTCAATGCTGGAACGGGTCGAAAGATAA
- the rpmE gene encoding 50S ribosomal protein L31: MKPEIHPNYEVIAVTCSCGNKFETRSTLCSPLGTDVCNECHPFYTGKQKTLDTGGRVKRFEDRFAAFGKK; the protein is encoded by the coding sequence ATGAAGCCAGAAATTCACCCGAATTATGAAGTAATCGCAGTCACCTGCAGCTGCGGTAACAAGTTCGAAACTCGTTCGACCCTGTGCTCCCCGCTGGGTACCGACGTATGCAACGAGTGCCACCCGTTCTACACCGGTAAGCAGAAGACTCTGGATACCGGCGGCCGTGTCAAGCGCTTCGAAGATCGCTTCGCAGCGTTCGGCAAGAAGTAA
- a CDS encoding primosomal protein N' gives MSDVILRLALPSPLRRLFDYRAPASMARQALSPGMRIRVPFGRREMIGILIEITDKSEVPADKLKPAIALLDPVSPLPPALFKLCLWTAQYYQHSLGDTLSWALPVLLRQGEPAEARQERFWQVAPGARQDDPRIARAPRQREALATLAQHPHGVAHTLLSKLMLSKDSLDLLLAKELVQVEVRRHLPQERHEHWLAQPELPLNDEQRAAFNAVRSGFDSFHAFLLAGVTGSGKTEVYLQLIRETLEAGKQALILIPEINLGPQTLARFEQRFNARIALLHSAVNDRERLDAWLAARDGEADIIIGTRSALFTPMKHPGLIIIDEEHDGSYKQQEGLRYHARDLALVRARQENIPILLGSATPSLESLHNAHSGRYGLLRLNQRAGGAQQPRFLRLDVKSRPLDSGISGPMQQAIGQTLAAGQQVLVFLNRRGFAPTLLCHDCGWMSECPRCDARMTVHQRSNELRCHHCGYDERVPRQCPQCNKVDLRPVGAGTERAEERLSILFPDFPVLRVDRDSTSRKDAMNQLFNTIQRGQPCILVGTQMLAKGHHFPRVTLVAILDADGGLFSGDFRASERMAQLIVQVAGRAGRAEEPGKVIIQTHLADHPLLVQLTEQGYFAFAEQALSERRAAGLPPFAHLALLRAEAHKPGQAESFLDEACSAAEQLLAEHKLQGIELLGPVPAPMERRAGRFRAQLLLQANARAPLHRLISAWLLLLEQMPSGRQVRWSLDVDPVDLY, from the coding sequence GTGTCCGACGTCATTCTGCGCCTCGCCCTGCCCTCGCCCCTGCGGCGGCTGTTCGACTACAGGGCCCCGGCGAGCATGGCGCGCCAGGCGCTGAGCCCCGGCATGCGTATTCGCGTGCCGTTCGGGCGACGGGAAATGATCGGCATCCTGATCGAAATCACCGACAAGAGCGAGGTCCCGGCAGACAAACTCAAGCCTGCGATCGCCCTGCTCGACCCGGTTTCGCCGCTGCCCCCGGCACTGTTCAAACTCTGCCTGTGGACAGCCCAGTACTATCAACACAGCCTTGGCGACACGTTGAGCTGGGCCCTGCCGGTGCTATTGCGCCAGGGCGAACCGGCCGAAGCCCGCCAGGAACGTTTCTGGCAAGTCGCGCCGGGCGCCCGCCAGGACGATCCGCGCATCGCCCGTGCACCTCGCCAACGCGAAGCCCTGGCGACACTGGCGCAACACCCTCACGGGGTCGCACATACCTTGTTAAGCAAACTGATGCTGAGCAAGGACAGCCTCGACCTGTTGCTGGCCAAAGAGCTGGTTCAGGTCGAAGTGCGCCGCCACCTGCCCCAGGAACGCCATGAGCACTGGCTGGCGCAACCCGAGCTGCCACTCAACGACGAACAACGCGCAGCCTTCAATGCCGTGCGTTCGGGCTTTGACAGCTTTCATGCCTTCCTGCTTGCCGGCGTCACCGGCAGCGGCAAGACCGAGGTCTACCTACAGCTGATCCGCGAAACCCTTGAAGCCGGCAAGCAGGCGCTGATCCTGATTCCGGAAATCAACCTCGGGCCGCAGACCCTGGCGCGCTTCGAACAGCGTTTCAATGCCCGTATCGCCCTGCTGCACTCGGCAGTCAACGACCGCGAGCGCCTGGACGCCTGGCTGGCGGCCCGCGACGGCGAGGCCGATATCATCATCGGCACCCGCTCGGCACTGTTCACGCCGATGAAGCACCCCGGCCTGATCATCATCGACGAGGAGCACGACGGCTCATATAAGCAGCAAGAAGGCTTGCGCTACCATGCCCGCGATCTGGCCCTGGTGCGGGCGCGCCAGGAAAACATCCCGATCCTGCTCGGCTCGGCGACGCCGTCACTGGAAAGCCTGCACAACGCCCACAGCGGCCGCTATGGCCTGCTGCGCCTCAATCAGCGCGCCGGCGGCGCCCAGCAGCCACGTTTTCTGCGCCTGGACGTCAAAAGCCGGCCGCTGGACAGCGGTATCAGCGGCCCCATGCAGCAGGCCATCGGCCAGACCCTGGCCGCCGGCCAGCAAGTGCTGGTGTTCCTCAATCGCCGCGGCTTTGCCCCGACCCTGCTGTGCCACGATTGCGGCTGGATGTCCGAGTGCCCGCGTTGCGACGCACGCATGACCGTCCACCAACGCTCCAACGAACTGCGCTGCCACCACTGCGGCTACGACGAACGTGTGCCGCGCCAGTGCCCGCAATGCAACAAAGTCGACCTGCGCCCGGTGGGCGCCGGCACTGAGCGGGCCGAAGAACGCCTGAGCATTCTGTTCCCCGACTTCCCGGTGCTACGCGTGGACCGTGACAGCACCTCGCGCAAAGACGCCATGAACCAATTGTTCAACACCATCCAGCGCGGCCAGCCGTGCATCCTGGTCGGCACCCAGATGCTCGCCAAAGGGCACCACTTCCCGCGGGTGACCCTGGTGGCGATTCTCGATGCCGATGGCGGCCTGTTCTCCGGCGATTTCCGCGCCAGCGAGCGCATGGCCCAGCTGATCGTGCAGGTTGCCGGTCGGGCGGGACGCGCCGAGGAGCCAGGCAAGGTGATTATCCAGACCCACCTGGCCGACCACCCGCTGCTGGTGCAATTGACCGAACAGGGTTACTTCGCCTTTGCCGAGCAGGCCCTGAGCGAGCGCCGCGCGGCGGGACTGCCACCCTTTGCCCACCTCGCCCTGCTGCGCGCCGAAGCGCACAAGCCGGGGCAGGCCGAGAGTTTCCTCGACGAAGCCTGCAGCGCAGCCGAACAACTGCTCGCGGAACACAAGCTGCAGGGCATCGAGCTGTTGGGCCCGGTACCGGCACCGATGGAACGACGTGCGGGGCGTTTTCGTGCACAACTATTGCTCCAGGCCAATGCGCGGGCGCCTTTGCATCGACTGATCAGTGCCTGGTTGCTACTGTTGGAACAAATGCCGTCCGGGCGCCAGGTACGTTGGTCTTTGGATGTAGATCCGGTGGATCTGTACTGA